A part of Paenibacillus donghaensis genomic DNA contains:
- a CDS encoding nucleoside-diphosphate sugar epimerase — MQSKITKVLQHMAHTHEQMARILDAERHVAVRMSQIVHDLPDAEPDFDGISGMIESTGQVNKNIIAYLNALADLEEAMAEGVGRVIKELNGQEEE; from the coding sequence GTGCAGAGTAAAATAACGAAAGTCCTGCAGCACATGGCCCATACGCACGAACAGATGGCGCGGATTCTCGATGCCGAGCGCCACGTGGCTGTCCGTATGTCGCAAATTGTCCATGATCTGCCGGATGCGGAGCCTGATTTTGACGGGATCAGCGGGATGATTGAAAGTACGGGTCAAGTAAACAAGAACATTATTGCTTACTTAAACGCACTAGCCGATCTAGAAGAAGCGATGGCTGAAGGGGTAGGCAGAGTAATCAAGGAACTCAACGGTCAGGAAGAAGAGTAG
- a CDS encoding restriction endonuclease subunit S yields the protein MSREKAYLQMLESTAVIQWNIAMILEAKAVEAEKVKQWTQHHIHARAFDSHEEQLKESLSIHEVIVEMVEGLTKLENGLYSNLKAVLGSGEDGGGGEGEGFGGMSGDGFNFGDDSK from the coding sequence ATGAGCAGAGAAAAGGCCTATCTGCAAATGCTGGAGTCGACCGCCGTGATCCAGTGGAATATCGCGATGATTCTGGAAGCCAAGGCGGTGGAGGCGGAGAAGGTGAAGCAGTGGACGCAGCATCATATCCACGCTAGAGCGTTCGATTCGCATGAAGAGCAGCTGAAGGAATCGCTTTCGATTCATGAGGTGATCGTGGAGATGGTTGAGGGACTGACCAAGCTGGAGAACGGGCTGTACAGCAACCTTAAGGCGGTACTGGGCAGCGGTGAGGATGGCGGCGGAGGCGAAGGCGAAGGGTTTGGCGGCATGAGCGGCGATGGTTTCAACTTCGGGGATGACAGCAAATGA